A segment of the Candidatus Hydrogenedentota bacterium genome:
CGGCCAGTTGCGCCAGGAACTCCTTCCGGGCCGCTTCAGGCCCACCGTTCTTCTCCGTGTCCGGCGCCCCGAACTCGCCAATGAAGAGCCCCTTGCCGGACTGCCGCGCCGCGTCCATGCACAGCCGCAGTATTTCCTCGTAGGAAGTGTGCTCTTGTCCGAAGCGGCGCTGCTGGTCAAAGGGGTACACATGCACGCTGATGAGGTTATTGGGGTCCGGCGTGGCGTCCAGCAGGTTTTTGACCAGTTCCTCCGGACTGTCCTGGCCGGTTTCCCCCCGTCGGAAATGCTCCGCCGTGGGCCGGGGCAGGCTGTGGCCCGTGGTGACCGGGTGGACCGGGTCCACGACGCGCACGGCCTTCGCAAATTCCCGGCAGGCCGTGACAATCATGTCATGGGTCAACTCGTCCTCCGGCCCGCGCGCGGGGCGCGTGCCGAGGGGAACATTGACCCAGGGCCGGTGCTCGGCCGCGTTGGGCAGGTCCGCCTCCAGGCTGTATTCATTGCCCAGTTCCCATGCCCACAGTGCCGGGGAGTCCTTGTAACGGGCCACCACCTCCGTCACATAGTCCCGCATGAAGGCGATGGTCCTGCTTTCCGGGT
Coding sequences within it:
- a CDS encoding cellulase family glycosylhydrolase, with translation MKRSLVLAAMLCFVCLAVPGEGAAPADPSALRGIGVNYFDVFARLLKNPDTTGIETGLDELARRKIPFFRFMCGAFWPSEWTLYLEDRAEWFRRMDLVFRAAEARGIGLVPSLCWFSACVPDLVDEPRNQWGNPESRTIAFMRDYVTEVVARYKDSPALWAWELGNEYSLEADLPNAAEHRPWVNVPLGTRPARGPEDELTHDMIVTACREFAKAVRVVDPVHPVTTGHSLPRPTAEHFRRGETGQDSPEELVKNLLDATPDPNNLISVHVYPFDQQRRFGQEHTSYEEILRLCMDAARQSGKGLFIGEFGAPDTEKNGGPEAARKEFLAQLAAIEKTGVTLAVLWVYDFPWQESFVNISPANHRAWMLDELEAANARMREDGPAVDTGSAVK